TCAGTGTTCCTTGTTCGGTGTTCGTTTGATGGGACACATACGACCTATGGGACGTATGAGAGTGCCGGTATCCAGCGTCCAGTAACCAGCTCCCGGCGCATTTCCTGTGCCGGCAGATTGCTTCGTCGCGATTCATTCTGCGATAATCATTTTTGGTCCGGCTCCTCGCAATGACGTGACTTTTTCCGCCATCCAGTATCCAGCATCCGGTATCCAGCATCCAGAATCACTTCTCCTTCTTCAAATCCTCCAACAACGAGCCTAGCTTATTTACATAATCGGTGAAATCGGATTTGTAACGGATGGAATCGTCACGCTTTTCCGGCAGTTCGATCTTTATGTGATGCCTTACCGTGGCTGGGTTTGAATCAAGGATGTACACATCGGTGGAAAGGAACACGGCTTCACTTTCAGAATGGGTCACAAAAATGACGGTGGGATCAATTTTTGCCGTTTCGAAAATAGAACGCAGGAAAACCTGCACCTGCTTCCTTGTCACAGTATCCAACGCACCGAATGGTTCATCCATCAATAGAATCTGCGGATTTACCACCAGGTTACGCGCTATGGCTACACGCTGTAACTGTCCGCCCGACAAGATCGGGTACTTGGCCCATTTGCTTTCGTGTCCGCTCAACCCTACAATTTTGATCATTTCCATTGCCTTCTCATTGGCCTCATCCTTCGGAACGCCTTTGAGGATAAGCGGTAGTGCCACGTTCTGCAACACCGTTTTCCATTCAAATGAAGTATACTGCTGAAACACCATCGGAATCCGGTCTTTGTCGGTCCTCTTTTTCCCGTAAATATAAACTTCCCCCGATGTGGGAATCTGCAATCCGGATATATACCTGAGCAATGTGGATTTCCCGCAACCTGATTTCCCCATGAGGGTAATAAACTGACCCTGGTTCTTAATATCCTTAATATCAAGGCAGAAATCCTTAAAAACAATGTTGGCAGGTTTATGATCGGAATAAACCTGGTTGATATTGACAAGATTAATGATATCGGTTGATTTCCCGAATGGAACCTGCGACACAGGAGCCTCTGAGGCCCCACTTACCTCTGCAGCCTGACCGGATACCGATGATTCGATTACCTCGTCTTCAGTTTTCTGAAATATATTCCGCTTCATGATCAGGCGTATTTAAAATTGAAAATCTTTCTGTCAAGCCACTTGAGCAGCTTATCCTGGACAAATCCTATAAAGATGATCAGCAGGAGCACCGCGTATAGCTGATCGACATGTGAACCGCGCGAAGTGGCCATGTAGATCATGGAGCCGAGCCCGCCCTGTGCATTCACCATTTCGGCTATCACAATATATGTCCAGCTCACGGCAACCAAGTTGATCACATCCATTGAAAAACGGCTTAAAACGGAAGGAATGTAAAAATGCTTCAGGGTCATCCATGGGCTCGCGTTAAGGGTCCACATGGTTTGCTGCAGGGCTTTAAGATGATCGTCGGTCTCAATGTCTTTTATCCGCTGGGTTATGGCAGGCAACAGGTATACAAAAATACCGAATGCAAGGAACTGTACTTTCACTCCGAGTCCCAGTCCGAATAAAGCCATAAAAATTCCGGTTGTGGCCGGAAGAGGTGTAAACCGGATCGCTTCGATTTGTTTGCTGACAAGATGCCTGAAAAACGGTAGCAATCCAACCAGGAATCCTAACGGAATGGCAATGGCCATGGCCTGCAGGTAACCTCCCATGTTGATAAAAATGGAATACCCTGTATTATACACGAGATTCCTGTCAACAAAAAGGGTTTTAAAACATTTGATCACATCAACAGGTGACGGCAGTATGGTGGATTTTATCCATCCCATTGTAGGGACCAGCCACCACAGAAAAATGAGCAGGATCCATCCCAGGATGTTCAATGCCAGTTCCGTCTTTTTATCGACGTTTCCGGCGAACGTAAACAGCTTTTTCACTAATCCCATAATATCCGGTTTTAATTGAGTCATAGCGGGCGAAGTCGAGGTGTAATTACCCTTCGACTCCGCTCAGGGTGACATTATCTTTTACTGGCCGAGGAGCTGGAATTCAGTCCTGCGGTTGGCAGCTTTACCGTCTTCTGTATTGTTATCAGCCACCGGTTTATCAGGTCCGTTACCTACAATGACAAATCGGTTCTGGTCGAAATTGTAAGTCTTAACAAGGTAATCAGCCACTGACTTTGCCCTTTTGCGTGAAAGTTCCCTGTTCATTTCAGCACTTCCGACATTATCGGTATTGCCTTCGATACGTACTTTCATACCGGCGAATTCAACCGATAGCTGACCAAGCTGGTTTTCAATCTTGTCCTTCATATCAGCAGTAAGAGCCCATGAGCCGGTTGCGAAATTGATAATGATAGGCTTAATGGCAACAGCAGGTGCTTTTTCATCCGCTGCTGTAGGAGCCTGGAATTCGATCTGGCCTTCTGCCAGCTGGTCGTCACCCTGGAGATCTGTTATAGCCTGGACAACTCCCGGATAGGAAGCCTCAGCCCATGGCACAATATTCGTCAGGTTATTCCCGTAACCGGTTTTATATACCCGGGCCATTTTGGTATAGAGCTGTTGACCTGTGATACCTGTAAAATCTGTGCTCAGGCCAAAGAAATTCACATTATCACCATAATTTGCAAAGTGAATTTTCCGCATCCCGTCAAGAATGATGCTTACATCATCAGGCACCTCGAAAGCAGTTTTATATACCTGGGCGGCCTGTGCCATCTTCTCAGGATCTTTCATTTCAGCATTGGCAACAAGCCATGCTTCTGAAAGCTTTATAAACAGGTCTTTCTTTTTTTCAAGAACTTCCTTACGGGCGACAAATCCGTCCATAATAATGTTCGGAAGCAGGTTGGTGCTTGTAAGAATTTTTGCATCTCTCGATTTAAGACATTCCTGGTCGTCAGGCGACCATACAACTGTGGCATCGGCATTTCCGGTGGTGAAGGCCGTCTTGGCAGCAAACGGGTCACCCATGGGTAAAATCGTAACATCCTTTTCGGTAAGTCCGCCGGCTTCAAGGGTTGCATGAAGCAGGGTATTGCTCGGCCATCCGAGTGCGCAGGCAATCTTTTTTCCCCTCAGATCGGCGACAGTATTGATCGATTTATCCACGATAAACACGTCGGCGCCCCTTGAATCATCAATTTTAAGAAACTGTACCACGCTCATTTTTGCCAGGTCGCTGCTCCTGTCCATTCCAATAGGCGAGATATCCGTGGTTGTAAAAATAAAATCGAGATCACCGTTTTTAAGGGCATCATTCAGCTTTTGCATATCGTCCATGCGGACAGCTTCGAAAGTAATGCCGAATTGCTTGAACATCCTGGATTCCTTGTTCGGCTTAGCTCCTCCGTTCATATACAAACCCGGTGCAAATCCTACAAAGTTATTGAACCCTGCACGCAGATCGGCTTTATTGCCTTTCGATGCCTTGTTCAGGTAAGGATAACCAAAATATACACCGGCACCTACGGCGCCAATGATAAGTAAAAGTACGATGAGCTGAAATCCCAAAGTCCATTTTTTAGGAAATCCCGGAATGGACCTGCCAGGCTGGTTTTGATAATCGGTTGTCATTTTTTTGATAATATTAGAAATTCAGGGGTTATTAAAAAATATCACCAAGCGGACCCGCTGCACTCTTCTCTTCATGCGTCAGCTTATGGTTCGGGTTTGAAATTTTTGAAGGGCTTGGAACATCTATCTGCCCGGCATCAAGTTTATTGCCGATGGCAAGCAGTTTTTCATAAGCCTCATCACTGTCAAAATCAAATGCTGTGGTGTTCTTTTCAAGGTCTTCCAGGTTCTGTGCCGTCATGGCCAGATCTTCGGAAATACGTCCTGCAACAAATTCAAGAGCATATTCGAGCTTCCAGTTTTGTCCGCCCGGACCGAGGATCTCTTTCAGAATGGCCGTTGCACCGCGCGATGCAGCTGCCATTTCCCAATCCTTTTTCATGATGTTGATGCTTTCCTCGAAATCTTTTATTTTATTTTCGAGAAGCGTTGCACCAATAGCCAGTTTGCGGTCAAGGTTGGCAAAAATATTGGAACGGGCTGCATATTTGGTAGTCCATTCAATGTTCTTTTCCAAAATAGTATTTGAACGGGTCCCTCCTGAAGTAGCATTGATGAATTGCTGCTGAAGATCTACATATTCATCTGTTTCCTTAATGGCTTCGCCTTTCTCCTCCACCATTTTTTCCATCTGCTTTTTGATCTCGCTGGCTTTTTTAGTCTGGTGTTGCACTTCAGTTTTTGCATCCTCAGCCACTTTCTGAGTTCCTTTTGACATTTGTTCAAAATCAGTTCTCAGTTGCTTAATTTTTGCCTTGTGGGTCAGAAACATATCATGGGTCTGCCACATTTTTTGTTTTTGTTCTTCCAGTTCATCGAACGGATTCCACCGAATGATGGCCTTATGAAAAGAACGGACTATCCTTCGGAACAATTTGAAGATGGCAGGTAACAGCAGGATAACCAGAACTACAGCCAGAATGGAGGCAATCACAGCCAGAACCTGGCTGAGGGCTCCGAATACAGCCGGAATGATCCACTTAAAAGTTCCGTAGGCAATTACGGCAATTACAATCAAACCCAGTATAGCACCGATCGGTTTCTCACCTTTGCGCCATTTTGCAAGCGACTCTTTTCCTCTTTCAACCAGCTTGGCATCATCGAAATACTTCATGATGGGCAGCTGCGTTACAGTTTTAGTTTCAGTTTGCATGACATCAGATTTATAGTTTTAGGAAATATTCGTTTTTATGCCGGCCTCAATATCCACAATACTTACAAGAACTTTTTCCCTTGCGTCGCGAATGGCATTGATCTTTTTCTCAATGTCGGAAAACTGGTTCTCGTATTTTATGTCAATAGCGGATAGCTGATTGCTTAGGGTGACTTCCTGGTTTTGCAGATCCTGGATCTGTTTATTCAATTGCTGAATTTTCGTTCTTGTACTCTTCAGGCTGTTATCCAGGTTTGTCCGCTCCGTATCTTTTTCACCCTGGAGGCTTTGCTTTTTTGCAGTGCCCTTATTGATTTCCGCTTCGGCAGTTCGCTGAACCAGGTCTTTATAGAACATCGAACTTTCAAGGAGACGGGCGGGAGTCAATGATTTATCGATTTTCTGCGCTATCCTGAAAACCGTTTTATACACTTCCGGCGTCGGATCCTGTTTTTCTTCAAACAACGATTCGGTGAACTCAAGAAAATCAAAACCGGGTTGGTTGTTCTGGTTGATCAGATTCTGAAGACGCTGTACAAAATCCTCAACCAGGGGCATGTCATTGGTACTCAGCGAAGCAGAAGGAATATATCCATCCGGTGTGGTTTTAGCGGTTGCTTCTTTTACCTGGTTGGGTTTTACGGGTGAGTTTGTCTGATCCTCCCGAAAAAAAAGACTTTTGAATCGAAATCCTTTATCTTTTTCGGCCATAATCGTAGATTTAAATGGTTGGGTTCTTGCACAAAATTAAGGGTTTTTTTGCAGGTTGGTTTTTTTAAACCTGAATAATAGGTGAACCCCTGAATTATACCGGTAAAGGCGGAAATAGTGCCGGTTATAAGCAATTCCGGAATATCATTAAGGGAATATTAATATATTTGGTTTTCTTCAGACAACAAACGGTAATAACCATGAAACGCATGTACCTTCCATTGTTCCTGATTGTTCTCTTCACAGCTTGCAGCAACACCCCTGTTCCTGTCATTACCTACAGGAACATTGAAAAAGGGCAGTGTGATGCAGACACTTCTAACCGCTACCATTACGTTATGCCTGAAAACCATGAAGGCAAGGTTGCCCTGCTGATCATTCTTGACTCGGGTGGTGACGGATTGCTGGGTGTTAAAAAAGGAATCGAAGGAGCAGCAAAGATTCCGTGTGTGATCATCGGATCAGATGTGGTCCGGAATAACAATCCTTTTTACATCAGGATTATCCTTGGACTGATTCAGGATGCAGAGAAAAAGTTCCCGGTGGATAAAGACAGGATATTCCTGGCCGGATTTTCAGGTGGGGCCAGGATGGCACTTGATTATGCCCGTCAATATCCGGTAAATGGAGTTTTAATGTGCGGTGCGGGACCCGGTACAGGGTCGTTCAACGACCTGCCAAGCAAAGTCTATATGATATCAGGCTCAACCGATTTCAATTTCAGTGAAATGTATTACAATCCGATCCGGGTATCGGGAGGAGAGAAATTCATGTCAGACTACTTCAGGGGAAAACATGAATGGCCTCCCGCTGCAAATCTGGAAAACGGTTTAACCTGGTTGATGGCCGGTGAAAATAAGGAACTTGCTAAAGAACACTCAGCTTACCTTGTGAATAAAGCCGACAGCCTCCTGGCACAGAATGAAACGCTTTTTGGGTTAAAAGCACTGGAGAATGCAATGGCACTGGATGGAAAAAATAAAACAGCTGCCCAAAAACATTCGGAGATTGCTTCTTCCCGCAAAATTGAGGATAATCTGGATTTGCTTGAACGGAATCTTTTTGTGGAAAGGCGTATCGGGCAGGCTTATGTTGAAGCCATGGTTGACAAGGATTCTCTTTTCTGGTTCAATGAGATCAGCGATCTTTCAAAACAAATTGCCGGTTCAAAAGGCGAAGAAAATGATCATTACCAAAGGATAAAAGCGTTTCTGGGCATAATGTTCTTTTCGAGGGTCAATGCGCTTTTGCGCTCTGATCCACTGAATAAACAAACGGCTGTTTTGCTGGCCGCATACAGGAACCTGGAACCTGAAAATCCTGATGTTTATTATGATCTTGCCTTATATGAAAAAAATCTGAATCATCACCAGAAAT
The window above is part of the Bacteroidales bacterium genome. Proteins encoded here:
- a CDS encoding ATP-binding cassette domain-containing protein codes for the protein MKRNIFQKTEDEVIESSVSGQAAEVSGASEAPVSQVPFGKSTDIINLVNINQVYSDHKPANIVFKDFCLDIKDIKNQGQFITLMGKSGCGKSTLLRYISGLQIPTSGEVYIYGKKRTDKDRIPMVFQQYTSFEWKTVLQNVALPLILKGVPKDEANEKAMEMIKIVGLSGHESKWAKYPILSGGQLQRVAIARNLVVNPQILLMDEPFGALDTVTRKQVQVFLRSIFETAKIDPTVIFVTHSESEAVFLSTDVYILDSNPATVRHHIKIELPEKRDDSIRYKSDFTDYVNKLGSLLEDLKKEK
- a CDS encoding ABC transporter permease subunit; the protein is MGLVKKLFTFAGNVDKKTELALNILGWILLIFLWWLVPTMGWIKSTILPSPVDVIKCFKTLFVDRNLVYNTGYSIFINMGGYLQAMAIAIPLGFLVGLLPFFRHLVSKQIEAIRFTPLPATTGIFMALFGLGLGVKVQFLAFGIFVYLLPAITQRIKDIETDDHLKALQQTMWTLNASPWMTLKHFYIPSVLSRFSMDVINLVAVSWTYIVIAEMVNAQGGLGSMIYMATSRGSHVDQLYAVLLLIIFIGFVQDKLLKWLDRKIFNFKYA
- a CDS encoding phosphate ABC transporter substrate-binding/OmpA family protein, whose protein sequence is MTTDYQNQPGRSIPGFPKKWTLGFQLIVLLLIIGAVGAGVYFGYPYLNKASKGNKADLRAGFNNFVGFAPGLYMNGGAKPNKESRMFKQFGITFEAVRMDDMQKLNDALKNGDLDFIFTTTDISPIGMDRSSDLAKMSVVQFLKIDDSRGADVFIVDKSINTVADLRGKKIACALGWPSNTLLHATLEAGGLTEKDVTILPMGDPFAAKTAFTTGNADATVVWSPDDQECLKSRDAKILTSTNLLPNIIMDGFVARKEVLEKKKDLFIKLSEAWLVANAEMKDPEKMAQAAQVYKTAFEVPDDVSIILDGMRKIHFANYGDNVNFFGLSTDFTGITGQQLYTKMARVYKTGYGNNLTNIVPWAEASYPGVVQAITDLQGDDQLAEGQIEFQAPTAADEKAPAVAIKPIIINFATGSWALTADMKDKIENQLGQLSVEFAGMKVRIEGNTDNVGSAEMNRELSRKRAKSVADYLVKTYNFDQNRFVIVGNGPDKPVADNNTEDGKAANRRTEFQLLGQ